A genomic window from Lotus japonicus ecotype B-129 chromosome 1, LjGifu_v1.2 includes:
- the LOC130728036 gene encoding PH, RCC1 and FYVE domains-containing protein 1-like, producing MADPAYHGSEQALIALKKGSQLIKYSRKAKPKVCPFRLSLDETTLIWISRRKERTLKLSSVSRIIPGQRTAVFRRYLQPEKDYLSFSLVYNSGERTLDLICKDKAEVEVWFAGLKTLISSGRHNRLAAGGELSEDDFIPNARPFGAALEFASSIARGRVSFDIASNESSLQSASPDVGLERANMLPRTSIGDGFRVSVSSTPSCSSGGSGPDDIESLGDVYIWGEVWENVVSHDGYGTQVPSTTDVLIPKPLESSVVLDVQQIASGVRHMALVTRQGEVFTWGEESGGRLGHGIDKDFGRPQLVEVLSVTNMEFVACGENHTCAVSISDDFFSWGDGVYNVGLLGQGTEASHWIPKRVSGPLEGLQVISIACGTWHSALATSNGKLFTFGDGTFGVLGHGNRESVPYPKEVQLLSGLKTLKVACGVWHTAAIVEVTFQSGSNVSSRKLFTWGDGDKYRLGHGNKETYLQPTCVSALIEYNFHQIACGHTMTIALTTSGHVFTMGGNENGQLGNPMSNGKVPMLVQDKLVGEFVEEISCGSHHVSALTSRSELYTWGKGENGRLGHGDIEDRKSPTLVEALKERHVKNISCGSNFTSCICIHKWVSGVDQSACTGCRQPFGFTRKRHNCYNCGLVHCHACSSKKVLKAALAPTPGKPHRVCDSCYTKLKAVEAAGTASTNFNRKVTTTPRSSIDGRERFGQGEVGPSRMLLSPFTEPLKYLNMRTNNKLGNKYDNSSFVPPAQVPSILQLKDIVFPSSANSIQNVLKPAISPSPPQTPPINSRPTSPYARRPSPPRSRTPGFSKSVIDSLKKTNELLNQEVSQLQNQMRSLKQKSDMEIQKLQKNVKEATLLAAEESSKCRAVKEICVSTVDQMKEMAEKLPPEISPSENFQTTLTRAEDFLREFESSSVPSSLTFEQQRASSTLASTLPEHRIEGNNEAAAVDQSQDGGNVLQESNRSSVPNTEAAMPPESSESSRSLHPSRSVREGETEVTEQFEPGVYVTLVVKPDGNKVFKRVRFSKRRFHAHQAEEWWNRNKDQVFRKYSTQATNPEGSGSSSSAAPPPAEENTEAEEAPS from the exons ATGGCAGATCCTGCTTATCATGGGAGTGAGCAA GCACTCATTGCTTTAAAGAAAGGATCTCAGTTAATAAAGTATAGCCGGAAAGCAAAGCCAAAAGTTTGTCCATTCAGACTCTCCCTG GATGAAACAACACTGATTTGGATTTCTCGTAGAAAGGAAAGGACTCTGAAATTATCTTCAGTTTCACGTATTATCCCTGGACAAAGAACA GCTGTCTTCAGAAGATACTTACAACCAGAAAAGGATTACCTTTCATTTTCACTAGTTTACAATAGTGGGGAGCGGACCCTTGATCTG ATATGCAAGGACAAAGCTGAGGTAGAGGTATGGTTTGCAGGCCTTAAGACATTAATTTCTTCTGGAAGGCATAATAGGCTTGCGGCTGGAGGTGAATTATCCGAG GATGATTTTATTCCGAACGCTCGTCCTTTTGGTGCAGCACTAGAGTTTGCTTCAAGCATTGCTCGTGGCAGGGTCTCTTTTGATATAGCTTCTAACGAGTCTTCATTGCAATCGGCAAGCCCAGATGTGGGGCTAGAGCGTGCAAATATGCTACCAAGGACAAGTATTGGAGATGGTTTTCGCGTTAGCGTGTCAAGCACACCTAGCTGTTCAAGTGGTGGATCAGGGCCTGATGACATTGAGTCACTAGGTGATGTTTATATATGGGGTGAGGTTTGGGAAAATGTGGTTTCACATGATGGATATGGAACTCAAGTCCCTTCCACAACAGATGTGTTGATTCCCAAGCCTCTTGAGTCGAGTGTTGTTCTCGATGTTCAACAGATTGCGTCCGGTGTGCGACACATGGCTCTAGTGACAAGGCAAGGAGAGGTTTTCACTTGGGGAGAGGAATCGGGGGGAAGACTTGGTCACGGCATTGATAAAGATTTCGGTCGCCCCCAACTTGTTGAGGTTCTATCAGTTACTAACATGGAGTTTGTTGCTTGTGGAGAGAATCATACTTGTGCTGTGTCTATATCAGATGATTTTTTCTCATGGGGTGATGGTGTATACAATGTTGGTCTTCTTGGCCAAGGCACTGAGGCTAGCCATTGGATACCAAAGAGGGTTAGTGGTCCTTTGGAAGGACTTCAAGTTATATCTATTGCTTGTGGCACATGGCATTCAGCATTAGCAACTTCTAATGGGAAACTTTTTACTTTTGGTGATGGAACATTTGGTGTCTTGGGTCATGGAAATAGAGAGAGTGTGCCATATCCAAAGGAGGTTCAATTGTTAAGCGGGTTGAAAACTTTGAAAGTCGCGTGTGGAGTTTGGCATACAGCGGCTATTGTAGAGGTTACATTTCAGTCTGGCTCAAATGTTTCATCAAGAAAGCTCTTCACTTGGGGAGATGGTGACAAATACCGTTTGGGACATGGGAACAAGGAAACATATCTTCAACCAACATGTGTCTCGGCGCTTATTGAATATAATTTCCACCAGATAGCGTGTGGACACACTATGACTATTGCTCTTACCACTTCTGGTCATGTGTTTACTATGGGAGGCAATGAGAATGGTCAACTAGGAAATCCTATGTCTAATGGAAAAGTACCTATGCTAGTGCAAGATAAATTGGTGGGTGAATTTGTTGAGGAAATTTCATGTGGATCTCATCATGTTTCTGCCTTGACATCAAGAAGTGAACTATACACTTGGGGAAAAGGTGAAAATGGAAGATTAGGACATGGAGATATAGAGGATAGAAAATCTCCTACATTAGTAGAAGCCTTGAAGGAGAGGCATGTGAAAAACATCTCCTGTGGGTCAAACTTCACATCTTGCATATGCATCCATAAATGGGTCTCTGGTGTTGACCAATCTGCTTGCACGGGATGTAGACAACCATTCGGTTTCACAAGGAAAAGGCATAACTGTTACAATTGCGGGTTAGTGCATTGTCATGCTTGTAGTTCAAAAAAGGTATTGAAAGCAGCATTGGCTCCAACTCCGGGAAAGCCTCATCGCGTGTGTGATTCTTGTTATACTAAGCTTAAAGCTGTTGAGGCAGCTGGCACTGCTTCTACTAATTTTAACAGAAAAGTTACCACCACGCCGCGTAGTTCCATAGACGGGAGGGAAAGATTTGGACAAGGAGAAGTAGGGCCATCCAGAATGCTCCTGTCTCCTTTCACGGAACCACTAAAATACCTTAACATGAGGACTAATAATAAGCTTGGAAACAAATATGACAACTCTTCCTTTGTCCCACCTGCTCAAGTTCCATCCATTTTACAATTGAAAGATATTGTGTTTCCAAGTTCTGCGAATTCCATTCAAAATGTTTTGAAGCCTGCAATATCTCCAAGTCCACCACAAACTCCACCTATAAACTCGAGACCAACATCGCCATACGCAAGAAGGCCTAGCCCGCCACGTTCTAGAACTCCTGGATTTTCTAAAAGTGTTATTGACAGTTTGAAGAAGACTAATGAGCTTTTGAACCAAGAAGTCTCACAATTGCAGAACCAA ATGCGAAGTTTGAAGCAGAAAAGTGACATGGAAATTCAGAAGCTTCAGAAAAACGTAAAGGAAGCTACCTTGTTGGCTGCAGAGGAATCTTCTAAATGTAGAGCTGTGAAAGAAATTTGTGTGTCCACGGTAGATCAG ATGAAAGAAATGGCAGAAAAGTTACCACCAGAAATTTCACCAAGTGAAAATTTTCAAACCACGCTTACCCGAGCTGAAGATTTTCTAAGAGAATTCGAATCATCTTCCGTGCCATCAAGCTTGACCTTTGAGCAACAAAGAGCATCTAGTACACTTGCTTCTACATTGCCAGAACAtagaattgaaggaaataatgAAGCAGCAGCAGTTGACCAATCTCAAGATGGAGGAAATGTCCTTCAAGAAAGTAATAGATCTTCTGTTCCTAATACTGAAGCAGCAATGCCTCCTGAAAGCTCAGAAAGTTCAAGGTCACTACACCCTTCAAGATCAGTTAGGGAAGGAGAAACAGAAGTCACTGAGCAATTTGAACCTGGCGTTTATGTGACATTAGTAGTAAAGCCAGATGGCAATAAAGTTTTCAAGCGAGTTAGATTCAG TAAGCGAAGGTTCCATGCTCATCAGGCAGAAGAATGGTGGAACAGAAACAAAGATCAGGTGTTTAGGAAATATAGTACACAAGCTACAAATCCTGAAGGTTCTGGGTCATCATCTAGTGCAGCACCACCCCCTGCTGAAGAAAATACTGAGGCAGAAGAAGCACCTTCCTAA